The Aureimonas populi genome includes the window TCGCCGGCGGTCATTCCATCGACTGCCCGGAGCCCGTCTACGGCCTGGCCGTCATCGGCACCTGCCCCACCCGCGCCATCCGCCGCAACTCGGCCGCGCAAGCCGGTGACGCGCTGATCCTGACCAAGGCCCTCGGCGTCGGCATCTATTCGGCCGCCTTCAAGAAGGGGCAGTTGCCGGTGGACGCCTACGAGGAGATGGTGGCCTCCACCACGCTCCTGAACCGCATCGGCGCGGAGCTGGCGGGCGATGAGGACGTCCACGCCATCACCGACGTCACCGGTTTCGGCATCCTCGGCCATGCGCTGGAGATGGCGCGCGGGGCGGGCCTTGCGGTGCGCTTGCGGGCCGCCGAGCTGCCCTGTCTGTCGCAGGCCCGCGCGCTGGCGCAGGCAGGCTTCGTCACGGGCGCCTCGCACCGCAATTGGGACAGCTACGGCGAGCGTGTCGTGCTGCCGGCCGATCTGCCCGAGTGGCAGCGCCATCTTCTCACCGACCCGCAGACCTCCGGCGGCCTTCTCGTCGCCTGCCGCGCTCCCGCCGCGCAAGGGCTGCTGGAGCGTATCCGCGCCGGCGGCTACCCGGCCGCGCGGATCGTCGGCGAGGTGGCACAGGGCGAGCCGCGCATCCACCTCGAGCCGTAGGAGATGGAACGCGAGAGCCGGGCCGCGTGTTCTTCCCGCGATCACAGGCGGCCCGTCGGGGCCGCAAGGCGAGGAACGACGATGCCAAGCCCCCTTCTGCGAACGACTTTCGTGGCCCTCATGCTGTCCGCCGGTGCCGTGCTCGCACAGACGCCCACCTCGCCGGGAAACGTGACCGCCCCGCCGACCCCCGAGCCCTTCGGCGGGAACGTGAACGAGAGCGACTCGCCGCCCGTACCGGCGAGCGCGGGTGCGCAGCCGGCGGCCCCTCGCCCGGGCTGCGAGGCGGAGGAAGGCGAATCGTCGTCGGAGACCGAGCCCGTGGAGGGGGCCAGTTCCGGCACCGCGCCGGGCGGCTCGGGCTCTTCCGGCTGGACCGGCGGCCTCGGCGGCTCCGATATCGGAACGAGCCAGTCCGAGA containing:
- the selD gene encoding selenide, water dikinase SelD → MNTDPRLTSLAHGGGCGCKLAPSVLQELLRELPAGGPFERLLVGTETGDDAAIWDLDGETSVIATTDFFMPMVDDPHVFGRIAATNAISDVYAMGGRPIMALAILGMPIDKLSPGTIRQILAGGASICAEAGIPVAGGHSIDCPEPVYGLAVIGTCPTRAIRRNSAAQAGDALILTKALGVGIYSAAFKKGQLPVDAYEEMVASTTLLNRIGAELAGDEDVHAITDVTGFGILGHALEMARGAGLAVRLRAAELPCLSQARALAQAGFVTGASHRNWDSYGERVVLPADLPEWQRHLLTDPQTSGGLLVACRAPAAQGLLERIRAGGYPAARIVGEVAQGEPRIHLEP